From Aspergillus fumigatus Af293 chromosome 3, whole genome shotgun sequence, a single genomic window includes:
- a CDS encoding DUF500 and UBA/TS-N domain protein: MSVPRTNKISTTPYRRPTESKMSSTANKTKPSSPSSSSLGTKKSLTQNKAWIYGKKGFDKAWDALDKVGAPVNRLSNKLGSEAFWPMTLDKESEKAARILRSFCKEGVYVANDATVATREQTPDKKIDKPRGKPKVLQKIPAEVIRQAKGIAIFTAMRTGLWFSGAGGSGILVARLPETGEWSAPSGILLHTAGVGFLAGIDIYDCVMVINTYEALEAFTKVRVTLGSEISVAAGPVGMGGVLESEVHKRQAPIWSYVKSRGFYAGAQIDGTILIERNDENERFYGRKVTVKEIMAAHVRTENASVRMLMHTLHSAQGDKQFDQTPSGVAVPTGPSPSDFAPEDLADSKLMAQGALVTPAQTATETPATFNDRSVPVDGVQNEETVIAQMESMGFARIDIDRAMRAASFNPDRAVEYLLNGFPDDEHPEQQQQPAFGPAPDHPELPAPPLPPRRH, translated from the exons ATGTCCGTTCCTCGGACAAACAAAATATCAACAACACCATACAGAAGACCAACTGAATCCAAAATGTCCTCGACAGCAAATAAGACCAAACcttcatccccatcttcttcaagtcTCGGGACCAAAAAGTCCCTCACACAAAACAAAGCATGGATATATGGCAAAAAAGGCTTCGACAAAGCCTGGGACGCCCTCGATAAAGTCGGCGCCCCCGTCAACCGGCTAAGCAACAAACTCGGCTCCGAAGCCTTCTGGCCCATGACGCTCGACAAAGAAAGCGAAAAGGCCGCTCGCATCCTGCGCAGTTTCTGCAAGGAAGGGGTGTACGTTGCCAACGATGCGACCGTAGCAACCCGGGAACAGACCCCtgacaagaagatcgacaAACCACGGGGTAAACCCAAGGTTCTGCAGAAGATTCCTGCGGAGGTGATCCGCCAGGCGAAGGGGATTGCCATCTTCACGGCCATGAGGACGGGGTTGTGGTTTAGCGGTGCTGGTGGGAGTGGGATCCTCGTCGCTCGCCTGCCCGAGACGGGGGAATGGAGTGCACCGTCCGGGATATTGCTGCATACGGCTGGTGTTGGCTTCCTGGCTGGCATTGACATCTACGACTGTGTCATGGTCATCAACACGTACGAGGCACTGGAAGCGTTCACCAAAGTGCGAGTGACGCTGGGAAGCGAGATCTCCGTCGCGGCGGGGCCGGTTGGCATGGGAGGGGTGCTGGAGTCGGAAGTGCACAAACGACAGGCTCCCATTTGGTCGTACGTCAAGAGTCGCGGCTTCTACGCGGGGGCACAGATTGACGGGACGATTCTCATTGAGCGCAATGACGAGAATGAGCGGTTTTATGGGCGCAAGGTGactgtcaaggagatcatggcCGCTCACGTCCGGACAGAGAACGCGTCTGTCAGGATGTTGATGCATACTCTTCATTCAGCCCAAGGTGACAAGCAGTTTGATCAAACTCCCTCTGGAGTTGCTGTACCGACGGGGCCGAGTCCGAGTGATTTCGCGCCCGAGGATCTGGCAGATTCGAAGCTCATGGCACAAGGGGCATTGGTCACTCCGGCTCAGACGGCTACTGAAACGCCTGCTACCTTCAACGACCGTTCTGTACCTGTCGATGGCGTCCAGAACGAGGAGACCGTCATTGCGCAGATGGAGAGCATGGGGTTCGCTAGAATCGATATCGATCGGGCCATGAGAGCGGCGTCGTTCAACCCCGATCGCGCTGTGGAGTATCTGCTGAAT GGGTTTCCCGACGATGAGCATcctgagcaacagcaacagccgGCATTTGGTCCCGCGCCAGACCATCCCGAgcttccagctcctcctcttcccccgAGACGTCACTAA
- a CDS encoding glutathione S-transferase family protein codes for MESNAQPTILFYDIASAPPVTCYAPNPWKIRYALNFKQAHYQTEWVELPDIPTVRKSLGLAANRVLPDGSPFYTLPIIKNLSTGELVGDSFEIAQYLDRLYPEGPRLLPPSTVGLISAFNSQVDAVFTQHCVLCVQGMPYNPATAEESKATFAKRAGKERYEDLMITGEARAGILESFQNALGELAKAYRRTEGPFLDGDTPTYADFIVGSWLNFYKKTIEEWEQLFGWHDGLWGELHRALEKYAEVK; via the exons ATGGAGTCTAATGCCCAGCCGACCATTCTCTTCTATGATATCGCCTCCGCCCCACCCGTCACTTGCTATGCGCCGAACCCCTGGAAGATAAG ATATGCCCTCAACTTCAAACAAGCCCACTATCAAACAGAGTGGGTCGAACTGCCCGACATACCCACCGTGCGGAAGAGTCTCGGCCTGGCAGCCAACAGAGTCCTCCCCGACGGCAGTCCCTTCTACACCCTCCCCATCATTAAAAATCTCTCGACAGGTGAACTTGTGGGCGATTCGTTCGAGATTGCgcagtaccttgacagactCTACCCTGAGGGGCCGAGACTACTCCCTCCTTCGACGGTGGGCCTTATTTCCGCGTTCAATTCGCAGGTCGACGCTGTCTTCACCCAGCATTGCGTGCTCTGTGTCCAGGGGATGCCGTACAACCCTGCGACAGCCGAGGAGTCGAAAGCAACATTCGCCAAGCGAGCAGGCAAGGAGCGCTATGAGGATCTGATGATCACCGGAGAGGCGAGGGCGGGCATACTCGAGAGCTTCCAGAATGCGCTGGGAGAGCTGGCAAAGGCGTACCGCCGGACGGAGGGCCCGTTTCTTGACGGGGACACGCCCACGTATGCCGATTTCATTGTAGGTAGCTGGTTGAATTTTTACAAGAAGACGATAGAGGAGTGGGAGCAGCTGTTTGGCTGGCATGATGGGTTATGGGGAGAGTTACATCGTGCGCTGGAAAAGTATGCGGAGGTCAAATAA
- a CDS encoding ketopantoate reductase family protein, with protein sequence MSPKARVLLVGAGGIGTIAALNLERGGLAEVTCVLRSNYEAVRSRGIEIISCEHGHIKNWRPTAVLNVIPRVCSEDHSTLFDYIVCTTKNIPGVTPSICETIAPAVRPGHTVIVLIQNGLNIEKPFLSRFPQNVILSGVSRCDAHEIAHGVIEQKEDDDLHIAAFHNPLLDQETQQKAAEQFVQIYGAGGKTNVRHEPNWERDRWSKLVYNATLNPICALTGVNTGDLQIAGGAFDRLVIPAMQEVVKVSKAVGVELPDDIIETTIRKNPVERKIAPSMQKDMEKGNLLEHENLIGEVVREAQKQGVAIPVLSVLYELCSAIQWRVAKERGMRIA encoded by the exons ATGTCACCAAAGGCCCGCGTGCTCTTAGTTGGAGCGGGAGGAATTGGGACCATTGCCGCACTCAATCTTGAGCGCGGAGGACTGGCCGAAGTCACCTGTGTCTTGCGGTCTAACTATGAAGCCGTCAGAAGCCGGGGAATTGAAATTATCTCGTGCGAGCACGGTCATATAAAGAATTGGCGGCCGACTGCAG TTCTGAATGTGATTCCTCGCGTCTGTAGCGAGGACCATAGTACCCTCTTCGACTATATTGTCTGCACCACCAAGAACATCCCAGGCGTCACACCCTCGATATGCGAGACTATTGCCCCTGCAGTGAGGCCAGGCCATACAGTGATTGTCCTCATCCAGAATGGACTAAACATCGAAAAGCCATTCCTGTCGCGTTTCCCGCAGAACGTCATTCTCTCGGGGGTGAGCCGATGCGACGCTCATGAAATCGCCCACGGAGTGATCGAACAGAAAGAGGACGATGACCTGCACATTGCCGCCTTTCACAACCCGCTTCTTGACCAAGAAACCCAGCAAAAAGCCGCAGAGCAGTTTGTGCAGATCTACGGTGCCGGAGGCAAGACCAACGTGCGACATGAGCCAAACTGGGAGCGAGATCGCTGGAGCAAGCTGGTGTACAATGCCACCTTGAACCCCATCTGCGCGCTGACGGGGGTCAATACAGGAGATCTCCAGATTGCGGGGGGTGCTTTCGATCGCCTGGTTATTCCTGCTATGCAGGAGGTGGTGAAAGTATCCAAGGCTGTGGGGGTGGAACTACCTGACGATATCATTGAGACGACGATTCGTAAGAATCCGGTGGAGAGGAAGATTGCTCCTAGCATGCAAAAAGACATGGAAAAG GGCAATCTACTTGAGCATGAAAATCTCATCGGCGAGGTGGTCCGCGAAGCTCAGAAACAAGGCGTTGCCATACCTGTCCTGTCTGTTCTGTACGAGCTCTGCTCCGCTATTCAATGGCGGGTGGCCAAGGAGAGAGGCATGAGAATAGCATAA
- a CDS encoding putative short-chain dehydrogenase/reductase, whose product MHIDTTSHIGGLGSSIGKKLREQGAHLAILYAPFEAARREELLESGYGGGSDAIRTYECDITAPSSVESAFHALEREMIRASSSTQSDVVFPSILINTAGYVSLSDMEMTPPEETMQHLTTNIFGPMLCSQAFARLYFAASKTAEASANPSPPGRIVNIASQAAHVALPRHGAYCASKAAFMASEWGGQGITANSVSPTVVWTALGKKAWGEDSVREAFLKTIPSGRFVLPEEVADAVVFLCQDSSGMVNGADIRVDGGFTIQ is encoded by the exons ATGCATATTGACACAACATCCCATATAGGCGGGCTAGGCTCCAGCATAGGCAAGAAGCTCCGAGAGCAGGGTGCTCACCTCGCCATCCTGTATGCCCCGTTTGAAGCTGCCCGCCGAGAGGAGCTTCTCGAATCCGGCTATGGAGGAGGCAGCGACGCAATTCGAACCTATGAATGCGATATTACTGCGCCATCATCAGTCGAGTCTGCCTTTCATGCTCTAGAACGGGAAATGATCAGAGCGTCTTCGTCAACCCAGAGCGACGTGGTCTTTCCAagcatcctcatcaacacTGCCGGATATGTCTCGCTGAGTGACATGGAGATGACTCCGCCGGAGGAGACCATGCAACATTTGACCACCAATATCTTTGGGCCAATGCTGTGCTCGCAAGCCTTTGCGCGACTTTACTTTGCCGCCTCTAAGACCGCAGAAGCATCCGCGAACCCATCCCCGCCCGGCCGAATTGTCAACATTGCATCGCAAGCTGCGCATGTGGCGCTACCGCGACATGGGGCATACTGCGCTTCCAAGGCTGCCTT TATGGCGTCGGAATGGGGCGGACAAGGTATCACAGCCAACTCCGTGTCACCCACCGTGGTGTGGACGGCTCTCGGGAAGAAGGCTTGGGGGGAGGACTCGGTGCGGGAGGCCTTTTTGAAGACTATTCCCTCCGGCAGGTTTGTGCTTCCCGAGGAGGTTGCGGATGCtgttgtctttctttgccAG GATTCGAGTGGTATGGTTAATGGCGCGGATATCAGAGTTGATGGCGGCTTTACTATCCAATGA
- a CDS encoding GNAT family N-acetyltransferase, translating to MTTMLIRSDTLDYPEVQHLLQHHFTELRSQGRPETSFALDLTAFLDPSITLYTAWEGDSLLGCGALKQLSPTHGEIKSMRTAPGHLRKGVAKTILKHIVAEARERKYQSLSLETGTDGRFESARRLYLGMGFEVCGPFGDYKSSDDNMFLTLRLC from the coding sequence ATGACAACGATGCTCATCAGATCCGATACTCTTGACTATCCAGAGGTCCAGCATCTGCTCCAGCACCACTTCACTGAGCTTCGAAGCCAAGGTCGCCCGGAGACATCGTTTGCGCTGGACCTAACCGCTTTCCTGGACCCGTCAATTACTTTGTATACCGCCTGGGAGGGCGATAGTCTATTAGGCTGTGGCGCGTTGAAGCAGCTCAGTCCGACTCATGGAGAGATCAAATCGATGCGGACCGCACCGGGACACTTGCGGAAAGGCGTTGCCAAGACTATTTTGAAGCATATCGTTGCCGAGGCGAGGGAGAGGAAGTACCAGTCACTGAGTCTGGAGACGGGGACGGACGGGAGGTTTGAAAGCGCTCGGCGGTTGTATTTGGGAATGGGGTTTGAGGTGTGTGGGCCGTTTGGAGACTATAAGAGTAGTGATGACAATATGTTTCTGACATTGAGACTATGTTGA
- a CDS encoding GNAT family N-acetyltransferase, with product MALLPQQSIRVSIPEPLPPIITPRLYLRPLADSDAEGLFAIRSRPEVARTNHPKIPHRTVRETREWMTTKIFTAGPESVLGRHLTYVLIERELLENETQSPPADKQVIGYMSINQVYPSPEIGYSIHPDYWGKGYATEALDGLLKTWWDLPRQPQLTSAEDRAEPTEKVFALCEKTNAGSSKVLSKCGFRVIGQEVYDEDEVLLWELKKPVLRHSCP from the exons ATGGCTCTCCTACCTCAGCAGAGCATCCGAGTGTCTATCCCAGAACCCCTCCCACCAATAATTACCCCTCGACTGTATCTTCGGCCCCTGGCCGACTCTGATGCAGAGGGCTTATTCGCTATCCGGTCAAGACCTGAAGTTGCCAGAACAAA CCATCCCAAAATCCCTCATCGAACGGTCCGAGAAACGAGGGAATGGATGACCACGAAGATCTTTACTGCTGGTCCTGAGAGTGTCCTCGGTCGTCACTTGACTTACGTTCTCATTGAACGCGAACTCTTGGAAAACGAGACTCAGTCACCTCCTGCCGACAAACAGGTCATTGGCTACATGAGTATCAATCAAGTATATCCCAGCCCGGAGATAGGGTATTCGATTCATCCTGACTACTGGGGTAAGGGGTATGCGACGGAGGCTTTGGATGGACTGCTAAAGACATGGTGGGACTTACCTCGTCAGCCTCAGTTGACTTCTGCAGAAGACCGGGCTGAGCCGACTGAAAAAGTCTTTGCCCTCTGCGAGAAGACTAACGCGGGCTCGAGCAAGGTTTTGAGCAAATGTGGATTCAGGGTCATTGGGCAGGAGGTAtatgacgaggatgaagtgTTGCTGTGGGAGTTAAAAAAACCAGTACTTAGGCATTCATGCCCCTGA
- the gprI gene encoding putative cAMP receptor (Car4), with product MDLTAAQLRTLTTVERVASTLSILGVITIIGTFAHSRHFRNPMHRLIFINAFYNLFDFIATMIATSGPAAGNHSRLCQFQGFCLQMFPMADVLWTLAMACDVFLVVYYQFDVRALRKLEIWYIAIITSLVSIPAIVFLFIHTPEKGPMYGGATLWCSISPEWVVFRVVFYYGPIWFLILIVLLFYILVGIKVVKLRHQFNISHTDHIALSSNISNNNPAFDQPRNTVAVTVQIDIQSQPAAHDSSSPSEPKPHPSRNDPSSHNVNPGQKRSKHTNVSFRQYILMPMVFFLVLLATWVAPTINRLSALVDPSHVSYPLLLAVGAMGSLRGFWNGVVFITLGMKGWKREMQLKLIEA from the exons ATGGACCTCACTGCAGCGCAACTTCGCACCTTGACTACTGTCGAACGTGTTGCATCGACTCTCTCCATCCTGGGAGTTATCACGATCATCGGCACATTTGCCCATTCGCGGCATTTTCGCAATCCAATGCACCGGCTGATCTTTATCAATGCATTTTATAACCTGTTTGATTTTATTGCAACGATGATCGCGACAAGTGGGCCCGCGGCAGGCAACCACTCGCGCTTGTGTCAGTTTCAGGGCTTTTGTCTCCAGAT GTTTCCTATGGCAGATGTCCTTTGGACTCTTGCGATGGCCTGCGACGTTTTCCTAGTAGTCTACTATCAATTCGACGTGCGGGCCTTGCGCAAGCTTGAGATATGGTATATAGCCATCATTACATCCCTTGTGTCTATTCCTGCGATCGTCTTTTTATTTATCCATACACCCGAGAAAGGGCCCATGTACGGTGGCGCAACT CTCTGGTGTTCGATATCTCCCGAGTGGGTTGTCTTCCGAGTCGTGTTCTACTACGGACCGATATG GTTCCTCATCCTGATCGTGTTACTTTTCTACATCCTCGTCGGCATCAAAGTAGTCAAATTGCGCCACCAGTTCAATATCTCCCATACGGACCACATCGCTCTCTCGTCCAACATTTCCAACAACAATCCGGCCTTTGACCAGCCCAGAAACACCGTCGCTGTCACCGTCCAAATTGACATTCAATCCCAGCCCGCCGCCCATGATTCTTCCTCCCCGAGCGAGCCAAAGCCCCACCCATCGCGCAACGACCCCTCCTCCCACAACGTCAACCCAGGGCAGAAACGATCCAAACATACCAACGTATCGTTCAGACAATACATTCTCATGCCAatggtcttcttccttgtcctGCTGGCCACATGGGTTGCCCCGACGATCAATCGATTATCTGCCCTTGTAGACCCGAGCCATGTTTCGTATCCCCTGCTGCTGGCTGTCGGGGCAATGGGATCGCTGAGAGGGTTTTGGAACGGGGTGGTCTTTATCACGCTGGGGATGAAGGGCTGGAAGCGAGAGATGCAGCTGAAGTTGATTGAAGCTTGA
- a CDS encoding putative methylaspartate ammonia-lyase: MKPTDVQFVIGLSGYFVKDLEAVRRSPAYDPLRDDIPPCTPGFRSVVQAGQVISIILHLPCGGIAVGDSVDVIFSGAASREPWLLSCDLSHFRHNAERVDLPWTELHGRRLHSAIRYGLTQALLAATALAQRRTIAEVICHEWSLGSIADRPVDILASCHRNDALQLDRMIMKKAPMLPHASFVHASDIGPHGMVLMDYVDTVARRIRQRAPPGYHPRLHFDVYGTLGDVFPETTRLADFLGRLRQRARPYALLIESPIIAPSKPAQIQRLAALRACLKRKSIDVRIVADEWCNTLPDIRDFADADAVDYVQIKMPDLGGVDQSIDAVLYCQGKGIGCCLGGSANETDVSARITAQVALATRPDFLLSKPGIGADEGLMILTNEMLRGIALAKRAHCKL; the protein is encoded by the coding sequence ATGAAGCCTACGGACGTTCAATTCGTCATTGGCCTATCCGGCTACTTTGTCAAGGATCTCGAGGCAGTTCGCCGGAGTCCAGCATATGATCCTTTAAGAGACGACATCCCCCCATGCACACCGGGTTTCCGAAGCGTCGTACAAGCTGGGCAAGTTATTTCGATTATCCTGCATTTACCTTGCGGCGGAATCGCAGTTGGAGACAGTGTTGATGTCATTTTCTCAGGCGCTGCGTCCCGAGAGCCATGGCTGCTCAGCTGCGACCTCTCGCATTTTCGGCACAATGCAGAACGGGTCGACTTGCCCTGGACGGAATTACACGGTCGCAGGCTCCACTCCGCAATTCGGTATGGCCTCACCCAAGCGCTCCTTGCAGCCACCGCACTGGCTCAGCGCCGTACCATCGCCGAGGTGATATGTCACGAGTGGAGTCTCGGCTCAATCGCAGATCGTCCTGTTGACATTCTCGCCTCCTGCCATCGCAACGACGCGCTCCAGCTGGACCGAATGATCATGAAGAAGGCCCCGATGCTCCCCCACGCCTCGTTTGTGCATGCCTCCGATATAGGTCCCCACGGTATGGTGCTGATGGACTACGTGGACACCGTCGCTCGTCGCATTCGGCAACGAGCTCCCCCAGGCTATCACCCCCGTCTTCATTTCGACGTCTACGGTACGCTAGGAGACGTCTTCCCGGAGACGACGAGGCTGGCTGATTTTCTCGGCCGGCTACGTCAGCGCGCACGACCCTACGCCCTCCTCATCGAATCTCCGATCATTGCGCCATCCAAGCCGGCGCAGATCCAGCGATTAGCGGCTCTCCGCGCTTGTCTAAAGCGGAAGAGCATCGATGTCAGGATCGTCGCCGACGAATGGTGCAATACGCTGCCGGACATTCGGGATTTCGCGGACGCAGACGCGGTCGACTACGTGCAGATCAAAATGCCCGATCTGGGCGGGGTCGATCAGAGTATTGATGCCGTGCTGTATTGCCAAGGCAAGGGGATCGGGTGCTGTCTGGGGGGGTCGGCGAATGAGACGGATGTGTCTGCTCGCATCACAGCGCAGGTGGCGCTGGCGACGAGGCCGGATTTCTTGCTGTCGAAACCGGGGATCGGAGCTGATGAGGGGCTGATGATCCTTACCAATGAGATGCTGCGGGGGATTGCATTGGCAAAGAGAGCACATTGTAAGTTGTAA
- the hyd1 gene encoding EXPERA domain-containing protein has translation MVETPHNRSNINMIPHYYYPPTIRLPHYSANETSVLSLITQFGFLWAAVLGIAFIVIRRTRPTVSRSDQLSFIWMCLTGFIHLFFEAYFVTHHESLAGAQQLFGQLWKEYSLSDSRYLTSDAFLVSMEAVTAFCWGPLAFFIAYCIAVQHPLRHALQLIMSTGQVYGDVLYYATSLFDLYFHGVIFCRPERYYFWFYYFFMNFIWIAIPSYHVYQSVVEITRAFRRLGELDQRQKGK, from the exons ATGGTTGAGACGCCACATAACCGGTCGAACATAAACATGATTCCccattattattatccgcCAACTATCCGTCTGCCCCATTATTCAGCCAACGAGACTTCGGTCTTGTCATTGATTACTCAATTTGGATTTCTCTGGGCCGCTGTACTGGGGATAGCTTTCATTGTCATTCGGCGAACGCGACCTACTGTCAGTCGGTCAGATCAGCTGTCTTTTATATGGATGTGCTTGA CTGGCTTTATTCATCTATTCTTTGAAGCATACTTTGTTACCCATCATGAATCCCTCGCCGGCGCCCAACAATTATTCGGCCAGCTATGGAAGGAATACTCCCTCTCTGACTCGCGGTACTTGACCTCAGACGCCTTCCTTGTCTCCATGGAGGCAGTCACAGCG TTCTGCTGGGGGCCCCTCGCATTTTTCATCGCATATTGCATCGCAGTCCAACATCCCCTCCGTCATGCCCTCCAACTCATTATGTCCACGGGACAAGTCTATGGGGATGTTCTTTACTACGCCACGAGCTTGTTTGACCTCTATTTCCATGGGGTGATCTTCTGTCGGCCAGAACGCTACTACTTTTGGTTCTACTACTTTTTCATGAACTTTATTTGGATTGCGATTCCCTCCT ATCATGTGTACCAAAGTGTTGTTGAGATCACCCGTGCGTTTCGAAGGCTCGGAGAGCTTGATCAGAGACAGAAAGGGAAATAA
- a CDS encoding alginate lyase family protein produces MKFLQMSCLSLLVSLSSSLSLPDGHGRHDIIPKTVVIDGTRLVENKLRLRAGDASLTAALGHLTAEADRWLSQGPWSVTAKTQAPPNGTIHDYASQAPYWWPSNTTDGCPYVNRDGERNPEVEKYPDHSGRDSMFRSSYILSLAWYYTGQAKYAQRASLILQTWFIDPATAMTPNLRHAQIIPCRNDGRSIGIIDFSMEYSNVLDAAVILASTNAPGWTRANQRAFMNWNRQFLDWLVNSPFGKEEASQENNHGTFANMQIAALALFTGNTSLSRKTSQGAKSLIDLQIRPNGSQPMELARTRSWHYSNFNLGAHLRFALVAKKVGVDLFGYKGPDGQSLFGATNFLLKAVVEGKSAWEFEELEFKPYAATDNVHAAADAGDSRAKAAVPRLPPPPTGDIYLLRPAAEQLDNIAG; encoded by the coding sequence ATGAAGTTCCTCCAGATGTCCTGTCTCAGCCTCCTCGTATCCCTCTCTAGCTCCCTCAGTCTTCCCGACGGCCATGGTCGCCACGACATCATCCCAAAGACTGTTGTGATTGATGGCACCCGTCTCGTGGAGAATAAACTGCGCCTCCGAGCTGGCGATGCCTCACTCACAGCCGCTCTTGGTCATCTCACCGCTGAAGCTGATCGCTGGCTGAGCCAGGGCCCGTGGAGTGTGACCGCCAAAACGCAGGCACCCCCTAACGGCACGATCCACGACTACGCATCCCAAGCACCGTACTGGTGGCCCAGTAATACCACCGATGGCTGTCCCTACGTAAACCGGGATGGCGAGCGCAACCCCGAAGTCGAAAAATACCCTGATCACAGCGGACGTGATTCGATGTTCAGATCCAGCTACATACTCTCTCTCGCATGGTACTACACCGGCCAGGCAAAATATGCTCAACGTGCCTCACTTATTCTGCAGACCTGGTTCATCGACCCCGCTACGGCCATGACGCCGAACCTGCGCCACGCACAGATCATCCCGTGCCGCAATGACGGCCGCTCCATTGGCATCATCGACTTCAGCATGGAGTACAGCAACGTTCTGGATGCAGCTGTTATCCTTGCCTCGACCAATGCTCCCGGCTGGACAAGAGCAAATCAGCGAGCGTTCATGAACTGGAACCGTCAGTTTCTCGACTGGCTAGTCAACTCGCCGTTTGGCAAGGAAGAGGCAAGCCAAGAGAATAACCACGGCACTTTCGCCAACATGCAGATTGCGGCGCTTGCGCTCTTCACCGGAAACACGTCTCTCTCGAGAAAGACATCCCAGGGAGCAAAGTCTCTTATCGACCTCCAGATCCGGCCGAATGGCTCCCAACCGATGGAACTCGCAAGGACACGCAGCTGGCACTACTCCAATTTCAACCTCGGAGCACACCTGCGCTTTGCGCTTGTCGCCAAGAAGGTCGGCGTAGACCTGTTCGGTTATAAGGGTCCTGATGGACAGAGTCTGTTTGGAGCGACGAATTTCCTGTTGAAGGCGGTTGTGGAAGGGAAGAGCGCATGGGAATTCGAAGAATTGGAGTTTAAGCCGTATGCGGCAACTGATAATGTGCACGCAGCAGCTGATGCAGGAGACAGTCGAGCCAAGGCAGCTGTGCCTCGgcttcctccgccgccgacTGGGGATATTTACCTGCTTAGACCGGCCGCCGAGCAGTTGGATAATATTGCTGGCTAG